Proteins encoded by one window of Phenylobacterium soli:
- a CDS encoding sensor histidine kinase, translating to MTDFAPDAAQPNAASSDSAGPDAGPAAQRILELLPDPVLLVRANGAGAPEIAYGNQAARSLYRVELAGSPVGAVLRQPQVLEAVEEAIATEKPVEVAYESIGVQPRYWRAFVRPLKDDDVRELVVMLRDETDAKRTERMRADFLANASHELRTPLASLAGFVETLRTHAKDDAAARDKFLAIMAEQAGRMTRLIGDLLSLSRIELNEHVPPSGVVDLAQTVQDVVDGTRPLTAERGVTVEVETGEGPFTVTGDRDQLVQVIQNLLDNALKYSPDGKAVRVRIERAATLEAARAASGREGWVALSLLSPDASPQQAAGQAFVAVRVTDEGRGMARQHLPRLSERFYRVEGQKSGGTGLGLAIVKHIVNRHRGGVLVESAEGQGTTFSAYLPAA from the coding sequence GTGACTGATTTCGCCCCCGACGCCGCCCAGCCGAACGCCGCCTCGTCCGACAGCGCCGGCCCCGACGCCGGGCCGGCCGCGCAGCGCATCCTGGAACTCCTGCCCGATCCCGTCCTGCTGGTCCGAGCCAACGGAGCCGGAGCGCCGGAGATCGCCTACGGCAACCAGGCCGCCCGCAGCCTCTACCGGGTCGAGCTGGCCGGATCGCCGGTCGGGGCCGTGCTGCGCCAGCCGCAGGTGCTGGAGGCGGTCGAGGAGGCCATCGCCACCGAGAAGCCGGTCGAGGTCGCCTACGAGTCCATCGGCGTCCAGCCACGCTACTGGCGCGCCTTCGTGCGGCCGCTCAAGGATGACGACGTGCGCGAACTCGTCGTCATGCTGCGCGACGAGACCGACGCCAAGCGCACCGAGCGCATGCGCGCCGACTTCCTGGCCAACGCCAGCCACGAGCTGCGCACCCCGCTCGCCTCCCTGGCCGGCTTCGTCGAGACCCTGCGCACCCACGCCAAGGACGACGCCGCGGCCCGGGACAAGTTCCTGGCCATCATGGCCGAGCAGGCCGGCCGCATGACCCGGCTGATCGGAGACCTGCTGTCGCTCAGCCGCATCGAGCTCAACGAGCACGTGCCGCCTTCCGGCGTGGTCGACCTCGCCCAGACGGTCCAGGATGTCGTCGACGGCACCCGCCCGCTGACCGCCGAGCGCGGCGTGACGGTGGAGGTGGAGACCGGCGAGGGGCCGTTCACGGTGACGGGCGACCGCGACCAGCTCGTCCAGGTGATCCAGAACCTGCTGGACAACGCCCTCAAGTACTCGCCCGACGGCAAGGCGGTCCGGGTGCGCATCGAGCGCGCCGCCACTTTGGAGGCGGCGCGCGCGGCGAGCGGCCGGGAAGGCTGGGTGGCGCTGTCGCTGCTGTCGCCCGACGCCAGCCCCCAACAGGCGGCGGGCCAGGCGTTCGTGGCGGTGCGCGTCACCGATGAGGGCCGCGGCATGGCCCGCCAGCACCTGCCGCGTCTCTCCGAGCGGTTCTACCGCGTCGAGGGGCAGAAGAGCGGCGGCACGGGGCTTGGCCTCGCCATCGTCAAACACATCGTCAACCGCCACCGCGGCGGCGTGCTCGTCGAGAGCGCCGAGGGGCAGGGGACGACCTTCAGCGCCTATCTGCCGGCGGCCTGA
- a CDS encoding MBL fold metallo-hydrolase has protein sequence MPSAHRPDVQAFFDPATSTATFLVSDPATKAAAIVDPVLDFDPKSARISTRSADAVLQAAKAQGLHVTYVLETHAHADHLSAGDYIRRETGAGIVIGAHITEVQKVFIPRFEADDVSADGSVFDYLVDDGEALALGDLNIEVMHTPGHTPACVTYVIGDAAFVGDTLFMPDYGTARTDFPGGDATALYRSIRRILSLPPQTRVFVGHDYLPPEGRTENRWETTIAEEAAGNVHAHQGVTEDAFVQVRRARDATLAPPALILPSLQVNIRAGALPPPTPGGHVFLRLPVSVG, from the coding sequence ATGCCTTCCGCCCATCGACCCGACGTCCAGGCCTTCTTCGACCCGGCCACGTCCACCGCCACCTTCCTGGTCTCCGATCCGGCGACCAAGGCCGCGGCCATCGTCGACCCGGTGCTCGACTTCGATCCCAAGTCGGCGCGTATCTCCACCCGCTCGGCCGACGCGGTGCTGCAGGCGGCCAAGGCTCAGGGCCTGCACGTGACCTATGTGCTCGAGACCCACGCCCACGCCGACCACCTGTCGGCCGGGGACTACATCCGGCGCGAGACCGGCGCCGGTATCGTCATCGGCGCGCACATTACCGAGGTGCAGAAGGTCTTCATCCCCCGTTTCGAGGCCGACGACGTGAGCGCCGACGGCAGCGTCTTCGACTACCTGGTGGACGACGGCGAGGCCCTGGCCCTGGGCGACCTTAACATCGAGGTCATGCACACGCCCGGCCACACCCCGGCCTGCGTGACCTATGTGATCGGCGATGCGGCCTTCGTCGGCGACACCCTGTTCATGCCCGACTACGGGACTGCGCGGACGGACTTCCCCGGCGGCGACGCGACCGCCCTCTACCGCTCGATCCGCCGGATCCTCAGCCTCCCGCCGCAGACGCGCGTCTTTGTCGGGCACGACTACTTGCCGCCCGAAGGTCGCACCGAGAACCGCTGGGAGACCACCATCGCCGAGGAGGCCGCCGGCAACGTCCACGCCCACCAGGGCGTCACCGAGGACGCCTTCGTCCAGGTCCGCCGCGCGCGTGACGCCACCCTGGCGCCCCCGGCGCTCATCCTGCCGTCGTTGCAGGTCAACATCCGCGCCGGCGCCCTGCCCCCGCCGACGCCTGGCGGCCATGTCTTCCTCCGCCTGCCGGTCAGCGTCGGCTAG
- a CDS encoding M3 family metallopeptidase gives MNPIRTLLLGAAVCALAAAAADAAPAKAGKTPAAGAAGSVFAKPSPLFLHAPQFDKIKDADFKPAIYAGMAEQKAEIAKIANNPAPATFENTIVAMERSGQMLDRVINVFSALTSANTNDTLDKIDAETSPKLAAHHDAIFLNPKLFARVQTVYDKRDSLKDPEARQLVKVVYDEFVRSGAKLSAADQTKLKAINEQLSSLGTAFQQKLIAAAKAGAYVTDDKSKLAGLSEAQVAAAAQAAEARGLKGKWVLPLQNTTQQPLLQDLSDRSVRQELFEHSWTRAQKGDANDTRDLIASMAKLRAEKAKLFGQPNYAAYVLENQMAKNPEAVQRFIGQLAPAARARSEREAADINAAIKAGGEDFTVKPWDWERYSERVRKAKYDLNDEELKPYFEINKVLTDGVLYAATELYGITFKERKDIPTYVPEMRVFEVHDKDGSVLGLMYFDYWKRDNKSGGAWMSNFVGQSKLLGTKPVVFNVANFTKPAPGQPALISYDDVTTMFHEFGHALHGLFAAQEYPTLSGTNVARDFVEFPSQFNENWALEPKVLAHYAVHYKTGAPIPQELVAKIRRAKDFNQGYTMGELIAAAELDMQWHSLGADAPKQTDIDGFEAKALKAGNVDFADVPPRYRSSYFLHIWGNGYAAGYYAYLWTQMLADDSWSWFSSHGGLSRENGQRFRDLILSKGHTEEYGPMFRAFYGKDPDIGPMLSHRGLAAEGGDK, from the coding sequence ATGAATCCGATCCGCACGCTTCTTCTGGGCGCCGCCGTCTGCGCGCTGGCCGCCGCCGCGGCCGACGCCGCTCCGGCCAAGGCCGGCAAGACGCCGGCCGCCGGCGCCGCCGGAAGCGTCTTCGCCAAGCCGAGCCCGCTGTTTCTGCACGCGCCGCAGTTCGACAAGATCAAGGACGCCGACTTCAAGCCGGCGATCTACGCCGGCATGGCGGAGCAGAAGGCCGAGATCGCCAAGATCGCCAACAACCCCGCGCCTGCGACCTTCGAGAACACCATCGTCGCCATGGAGCGCTCGGGCCAGATGCTGGACCGGGTGATCAACGTCTTCTCGGCCCTGACCAGCGCCAACACCAACGACACCCTCGACAAGATCGACGCCGAGACCTCGCCGAAGCTGGCCGCCCACCACGACGCCATCTTCCTCAACCCCAAGCTCTTCGCCCGTGTCCAGACCGTCTACGACAAGCGCGACAGCCTCAAGGATCCCGAGGCGCGCCAGCTGGTGAAGGTCGTCTATGACGAGTTCGTCCGCTCCGGCGCCAAGCTTTCGGCCGCCGACCAGACCAAGCTGAAGGCGATCAACGAGCAGCTCTCCAGCCTCGGCACCGCCTTCCAGCAGAAGCTGATCGCCGCGGCCAAGGCCGGGGCCTATGTCACCGACGACAAGTCGAAACTGGCCGGCCTCTCCGAAGCCCAGGTCGCGGCCGCCGCCCAGGCGGCCGAGGCGCGCGGCCTCAAGGGCAAGTGGGTCCTGCCGCTGCAGAACACCACTCAGCAGCCGCTGCTGCAGGATCTCTCCGATCGCAGCGTGCGCCAGGAGCTGTTCGAGCACAGCTGGACGCGCGCCCAGAAGGGCGACGCCAACGACACCCGCGACCTGATTGCCTCCATGGCCAAGCTGCGCGCCGAGAAGGCCAAGCTGTTCGGCCAGCCGAACTACGCCGCCTACGTCCTCGAGAACCAGATGGCCAAGAACCCCGAGGCGGTTCAGCGCTTCATCGGCCAGCTCGCCCCGGCGGCGCGCGCCCGCTCGGAACGCGAGGCGGCCGACATCAACGCCGCCATCAAGGCGGGCGGCGAGGACTTCACCGTCAAGCCGTGGGACTGGGAGCGCTACTCCGAGCGCGTGCGCAAGGCCAAGTACGACCTCAACGACGAGGAGCTGAAGCCCTACTTCGAGATCAACAAGGTGCTCACCGATGGCGTGCTCTACGCCGCCACCGAGCTCTACGGGATCACCTTCAAGGAGCGGAAGGACATCCCGACCTACGTGCCCGAGATGCGGGTCTTCGAGGTCCACGACAAGGACGGCTCGGTGCTGGGCCTGATGTACTTCGACTACTGGAAGCGCGACAACAAGTCGGGCGGCGCCTGGATGAGCAACTTCGTCGGCCAGTCGAAGCTGCTGGGCACGAAGCCGGTGGTGTTCAATGTGGCGAACTTCACCAAGCCCGCGCCCGGCCAGCCGGCGCTGATCAGCTACGACGACGTCACCACCATGTTCCACGAGTTCGGCCACGCGCTGCACGGCCTGTTCGCGGCGCAGGAGTATCCGACCCTCTCGGGCACCAACGTCGCCCGCGACTTCGTGGAGTTCCCGTCACAGTTCAACGAGAACTGGGCGCTGGAGCCGAAGGTGCTCGCCCATTACGCGGTGCACTACAAGACCGGCGCGCCGATCCCGCAGGAGCTGGTGGCAAAGATCCGCCGGGCCAAGGACTTCAACCAAGGCTACACCATGGGCGAGCTCATCGCCGCGGCCGAGCTCGACATGCAGTGGCATTCGCTGGGCGCCGACGCGCCCAAGCAGACCGACATCGACGGCTTCGAGGCGAAGGCGCTGAAGGCCGGGAACGTCGACTTCGCCGACGTGCCGCCGCGCTACCGCTCCAGCTACTTCCTGCACATCTGGGGCAACGGCTATGCGGCCGGCTACTACGCCTACCTCTGGACCCAGATGCTGGCGGACGACAGCTGGAGCTGGTTCTCGAGCCATGGCGGCCTGTCGCGCGAGAACGGGCAGCGCTTCCGCGACCTGATCCTTTCGAAGGGCCACACCGAGGAGTACGGCCCGATGTTCCGCGCCTTCTACGGCAAGGATCCCGACATCGGCCCGATGCTCAGCCACCGCGGCCTCGCGGCCGAAGGCGGCGACAAGTAG
- the mgtA gene encoding magnesium-translocating P-type ATPase: MHARSPTLAGESAPPFWASAPKALLERLGASPEGLTSAEAARRLKVHGPNSVHEQEALSAARLLLRQFQSPLVLILVFAAVIAGGLREWIDASIILAMVLGSTLLGFFQEHRASRAVAELRARLALTAKVRRDGAVATLPFSEIAPGDVVLLSAGAVVPADALILKATNLLVSEAALTGESFPVEKKPGTVAAEAALPARTNAVFLGSSVRSGAGEALVARTGRATEFGAIAERLKQKPIETEFARSLRRFGTMLIQVMIGIVLFVLIVNQLLGRPFIDSLLFSVALGLGMSPELLPAIVSVTLSAGARRLAREGVIVRQLEAIENLGGMTVLCTDKTGTLTEGAIRLMDAVDPAGHPSADVKRLAFLNAALQDGMDNPLDEAVRQAGAGLSVKRIRKLGEIPYDFTRKRLSVLVREDGHPDRPLLITKGAFDPVLALCTRVATARGEAALDAKARAKLQAFYETKGREGLRLLGLATRILAPGGRLTLGDEAEMRFEGFLIFLDPPKPEAVEAIHHLAGMHVAVKVISGDNRHVVRHVAEAVGLKANQVVTGEALAGLSAQALAHRVEHAQLFAEVDPQQKEAIIRALQRRGHCVGYMGDGVNDAPALYAADVGISVDQAVDVARESADVVLLRRDLDVLRQGVAGGRRTFANTLKYISITTSANFGNMVSMALAAPLLPFLPMAAKQILLNNFLSDLPALAISSDAVDPAQLRTAQRMTIADIRRFMVVFGLISSVFDLTAFALLLTVFRTTEPLFQTAWFMLSVLTELTVIMVLRTHGPVWKSRASPLLEGTAAVVGTAALLTPFLGPVSRLFGFAPLPPMLLLGIFALVAAYLAATEAAKLRFFRPRRR; the protein is encoded by the coding sequence ATGCACGCTCGCTCCCCGACGCTGGCCGGAGAGTCCGCGCCGCCCTTCTGGGCGTCCGCGCCGAAGGCGCTGCTCGAGCGCCTGGGCGCCAGCCCCGAGGGCCTGACCTCGGCCGAGGCGGCGCGGCGGCTGAAGGTCCATGGTCCTAACAGCGTGCACGAGCAGGAGGCCCTCTCGGCCGCCCGCCTGCTGCTGCGCCAGTTCCAGAGCCCGCTGGTGCTGATCCTGGTGTTCGCCGCGGTGATCGCCGGCGGCCTGCGCGAATGGATCGACGCCTCGATCATCCTGGCCATGGTGCTGGGCTCGACCCTCCTCGGCTTCTTCCAGGAGCACCGCGCCTCGCGGGCCGTCGCCGAGCTGCGCGCAAGGTTGGCGTTGACCGCCAAGGTGCGCCGCGACGGCGCGGTGGCCACCCTGCCCTTTTCCGAGATCGCGCCTGGCGACGTGGTCCTGCTCTCGGCCGGCGCGGTCGTTCCGGCCGACGCCCTGATCCTGAAGGCCACCAACCTGCTCGTCAGCGAGGCGGCGCTGACCGGCGAATCCTTCCCGGTGGAGAAGAAGCCCGGGACCGTGGCCGCCGAGGCCGCCCTGCCCGCCCGCACCAACGCCGTCTTCCTGGGCTCCTCCGTGCGATCCGGCGCGGGCGAGGCGCTGGTGGCGCGCACCGGCCGCGCCACCGAGTTCGGGGCCATCGCCGAACGGCTGAAGCAGAAGCCCATCGAGACGGAGTTCGCCCGCTCGCTCCGCCGCTTCGGGACCATGCTGATCCAGGTGATGATCGGCATCGTCCTCTTCGTGCTGATCGTGAACCAGCTCCTTGGGCGGCCTTTCATCGACAGCCTGCTGTTCTCCGTCGCCCTCGGCCTCGGCATGTCGCCGGAGCTCTTGCCGGCCATCGTCAGCGTCACCCTCTCGGCCGGTGCGCGGCGCCTGGCGCGCGAAGGGGTCATCGTCCGCCAGCTCGAGGCCATCGAGAATCTCGGCGGGATGACCGTGCTGTGCACCGACAAGACCGGCACCCTGACCGAGGGCGCGATCCGGCTCATGGACGCAGTGGATCCCGCCGGCCACCCCTCGGCCGACGTCAAGCGCCTCGCCTTCCTGAACGCGGCGCTCCAGGACGGCATGGACAATCCGCTCGACGAGGCGGTGCGCCAGGCCGGCGCCGGTCTCTCCGTGAAGCGCATCCGGAAGCTGGGGGAGATCCCCTACGACTTCACGCGCAAACGGCTGTCGGTGCTGGTGCGCGAGGATGGTCATCCGGATCGCCCGCTGCTGATCACCAAGGGCGCCTTCGACCCGGTGCTGGCCCTGTGCACACGGGTGGCGACCGCCCGGGGCGAAGCGGCGCTGGACGCCAAGGCGAGGGCGAAGCTGCAGGCGTTCTACGAGACCAAGGGACGCGAAGGGCTGCGCCTGCTCGGGCTGGCGACGCGCATCCTTGCACCCGGCGGGCGGCTGACGCTCGGCGATGAGGCGGAGATGCGCTTCGAGGGGTTTCTGATATTCCTCGACCCGCCCAAGCCCGAGGCCGTCGAGGCCATCCACCACCTAGCCGGCATGCACGTGGCCGTGAAGGTGATCAGCGGTGACAACCGTCATGTGGTCCGCCACGTGGCCGAGGCGGTGGGGCTGAAGGCCAACCAGGTGGTGACCGGCGAGGCCCTCGCCGGCCTCTCCGCCCAGGCCCTGGCGCACCGGGTCGAGCACGCGCAGCTGTTTGCCGAGGTCGATCCGCAGCAGAAGGAGGCGATCATCCGCGCCCTGCAGCGGCGTGGCCATTGCGTCGGCTACATGGGTGACGGTGTGAACGACGCCCCGGCCCTCTACGCCGCCGACGTGGGCATCTCCGTCGACCAGGCCGTCGACGTGGCGCGCGAGAGCGCCGACGTGGTGCTGCTGCGGCGCGATCTCGACGTCCTGCGCCAGGGAGTCGCCGGCGGCCGGCGCACCTTCGCCAACACCCTGAAATACATCTCGATCACCACCAGCGCGAACTTCGGCAACATGGTCTCGATGGCCCTGGCCGCGCCGCTGCTGCCCTTCCTGCCGATGGCCGCCAAGCAGATCCTGCTCAACAACTTCCTTTCCGACCTGCCGGCGCTGGCGATCTCAAGCGATGCGGTCGATCCGGCCCAGCTGCGCACCGCCCAGCGCATGACCATCGCCGACATCCGCCGCTTCATGGTGGTCTTCGGCCTCATATCCTCGGTCTTCGACCTGACCGCGTTCGCCCTTCTGCTGACCGTGTTCCGCACCACCGAGCCCCTTTTCCAGACCGCCTGGTTCATGCTCTCGGTGCTGACGGAGCTGACGGTGATCATGGTGCTACGCACCCATGGGCCGGTCTGGAAGAGCCGGGCGAGCCCGTTGCTGGAGGGCACGGCCGCGGTCGTCGGCACCGCGGCGCTCCTGACCCCGTTCCTGGGGCCGGTCTCCCGCCTGTTCGGCTTCGCCCCCTTGCCGCCCATGCTGCTGCTCGGGATCTTCGCCCTGGTGGCGGCCTATCTGGCGGCCACCGAAGCGGCGAAGCTCAGGTTCTTCAGGCCCCGCAGACGCTAA
- a CDS encoding DUF2946 domain-containing protein, translating into MNRGRRNGDRSREGLAPIAAAFAVFALLIQALLPAAALAATRGDGPALVVCTLDGSKTVFSQALPQPKPKGFAGLPCQDCLVAVSAFLATPVLSVEPGPAVFVRIAHDVRPAVRLALARAPPRPFGQGPPIP; encoded by the coding sequence ATGAACCGGGGACGCAGAAACGGCGATCGTTCGCGCGAAGGGCTCGCGCCCATCGCGGCCGCCTTCGCGGTCTTCGCCCTGCTGATCCAGGCCCTGCTGCCCGCCGCCGCCCTGGCCGCAACCCGCGGCGACGGCCCGGCCCTGGTGGTCTGCACCCTCGACGGCTCGAAGACGGTCTTCAGCCAGGCCCTGCCGCAGCCCAAGCCCAAGGGCTTCGCCGGCCTGCCCTGCCAGGATTGCCTGGTGGCGGTGAGCGCCTTCCTGGCGACCCCGGTCCTCTCCGTCGAACCGGGCCCCGCCGTCTTCGTCCGCATCGCGCACGATGTCCGCCCGGCCGTTCGCCTGGCGCTCGCCCGCGCGCCGCCGCGCCCCTTTGGGCAAGGCCCACCGATCCCCTGA
- a CDS encoding sulfite exporter TauE/SafE family protein, whose protein sequence is MDLWAYVAAAFGGAGIGFLLALFGGGGSVLATPLLLYGVGVRDPHVAIGTASAAVSLNALVALGAQARAGQVKWPCAVAFGAAGLIGSLTGAQIAKQVDGHSLLLWFALAMAVIGASMLAPKKSEGDPSVRLTLRHVLRIAPLGLITGLAAGFFGIGGGFLIVPGLMAATGMTLAHAAASSLVSVALFGAATSASYAASGLVDWPLFLALIAGGGLGALAGAPTARLLEGHATTARRVFAVMVILAAGYVAWRATH, encoded by the coding sequence CTGGACCTGTGGGCCTATGTGGCGGCGGCCTTCGGCGGCGCCGGCATCGGCTTCCTCCTCGCCCTGTTCGGCGGCGGGGGCTCGGTTTTGGCGACGCCGCTGCTGCTCTATGGGGTGGGCGTGCGCGACCCCCACGTGGCGATCGGCACGGCTTCGGCGGCGGTCAGCCTCAACGCCCTGGTGGCGCTCGGCGCCCAGGCCCGCGCCGGCCAGGTGAAGTGGCCGTGCGCCGTCGCCTTCGGCGCCGCCGGCCTGATCGGCTCGCTGACCGGCGCCCAGATCGCCAAGCAGGTCGACGGCCACAGCCTGCTGCTCTGGTTCGCCCTCGCCATGGCGGTGATCGGCGCCTCCATGCTGGCCCCGAAGAAGAGCGAGGGGGACCCGTCGGTGCGGCTCACCCTGCGCCACGTCCTGCGCATCGCCCCGCTGGGCCTGATCACCGGCCTCGCGGCCGGCTTCTTCGGCATCGGCGGCGGCTTCCTGATCGTGCCCGGCCTGATGGCCGCCACCGGCATGACTCTGGCCCACGCCGCGGCCTCGTCCCTGGTGTCGGTCGCCCTGTTCGGCGCGGCGACCAGCGCCAGCTATGCGGCCTCGGGCCTCGTCGACTGGCCGCTGTTCCTCGCCCTGATCGCCGGCGGCGGCCTCGGCGCCCTGGCCGGCGCCCCGACCGCGCGCCTGCTGGAAGGCCATGCGACCACGGCCCGCCGAGTGTTCGCGGTGATGGTCATCCTGGCCGCCGGCTACGTCGCCTGGCGCGCCACGCATTAG
- a CDS encoding ArsR/SmtB family transcription factor encodes MFDLASFDITEFEASAGRAAQLMRALSNERRLMILCQLGDGELSVGQIQSLVGLSQSALSQHLALLREQGVVATRREGQTIFYRFADEAAAKVVATLAEIFCPPREGKAP; translated from the coding sequence ATGTTCGATCTCGCCAGCTTCGACATCACCGAATTTGAGGCCAGCGCCGGCCGCGCCGCGCAGCTGATGCGGGCGCTCTCCAACGAGCGGCGGCTGATGATCCTTTGCCAGCTCGGCGACGGCGAGCTGTCGGTCGGCCAGATCCAGTCGCTGGTGGGCCTCTCCCAGTCCGCGCTCTCCCAGCATCTCGCGCTGCTGCGCGAGCAAGGGGTGGTCGCCACCCGCCGCGAGGGCCAGACGATCTTCTATCGCTTCGCCGACGAGGCCGCCGCCAAGGTGGTGGCCACCCTGGCCGAGATCTTCTGTCCGCCCCGGGAGGGCAAGGCGCCGTGA
- a CDS encoding cytochrome P450: MDIDLLSPERFAGGQPHDQFRWLREHDPVHWHAEPGGPGFWAVTRYEDVRAVDRDFQTFSSEPTIMIADPTPEAGTAFGPYKMMLMMDPPEHTGFRKLIRSEFTQPAAHLREGRIQELARQIVDAVADKGEVDFVAEVAGEMPSYVIAELMGLPLDDGRKLYELTETIHTAPEALPPGAGAAAVGKMFEYAMGVLAEKRARPTDDLASKIIHAEVDGRRLEDPEFLLFFLLLVDAGGDTTRNLLSGGLLALMQNPDHFRWLMEDLDARLPAAREELLRYTSPVIYMRRTATRDTELGGTQIKKGDKVVMYFGSANRDAAKFEAPDALALARPENEHIAFGNGPHVCLGQHLARIEIDAMFKEVLTRMKDFELAAEPEWLASNFISGPKAMPVRFRKA; encoded by the coding sequence ATGGACATCGATCTCCTGTCGCCGGAGCGCTTCGCCGGCGGCCAGCCGCACGACCAGTTCCGCTGGCTGCGCGAGCACGACCCCGTCCACTGGCACGCGGAGCCGGGCGGTCCCGGGTTCTGGGCGGTGACGCGCTACGAGGACGTCCGCGCGGTCGACCGTGACTTCCAGACCTTCTCCTCCGAGCCGACGATCATGATCGCCGACCCGACGCCGGAGGCGGGCACGGCGTTCGGCCCCTACAAGATGATGCTGATGATGGACCCGCCGGAGCACACCGGCTTCCGCAAGCTCATCCGCTCGGAGTTCACCCAGCCGGCCGCCCACCTGCGCGAGGGCCGCATCCAGGAGCTGGCGCGCCAGATCGTCGATGCGGTGGCCGACAAGGGCGAGGTCGACTTCGTGGCCGAGGTGGCCGGCGAGATGCCCTCCTACGTCATCGCCGAGCTGATGGGGCTGCCGCTCGACGACGGCCGTAAGCTCTACGAGCTGACTGAGACCATCCACACCGCGCCCGAGGCCCTGCCGCCCGGCGCCGGGGCGGCCGCCGTCGGCAAGATGTTCGAATACGCCATGGGGGTGCTAGCCGAGAAGCGCGCCCGCCCCACCGACGATCTCGCCTCCAAGATCATCCACGCCGAGGTCGACGGCCGCCGGCTGGAGGATCCGGAGTTCCTGCTGTTCTTCCTGCTGCTGGTCGACGCCGGCGGCGACACCACCCGCAACCTGCTGTCCGGCGGCCTCCTGGCCCTGATGCAGAACCCGGACCACTTCCGCTGGCTGATGGAGGATCTGGACGCCCGCCTGCCGGCCGCCCGCGAGGAGCTGCTGCGCTACACCTCTCCGGTGATCTACATGCGCCGCACCGCGACCCGCGACACCGAGCTGGGCGGCACGCAGATCAAGAAAGGCGACAAGGTCGTCATGTACTTCGGCTCGGCCAACCGCGACGCCGCCAAGTTCGAGGCGCCCGACGCCCTGGCCCTCGCCCGTCCGGAAAACGAACACATCGCCTTCGGCAACGGGCCGCACGTGTGCCTGGGCCAGCACCTGGCGCGCATCGAGATTGACGCGATGTTCAAGGAGGTCCTGACGCGCATGAAGGACTTCGAGCTCGCCGCCGAACCCGAGTGGCTGGCCTCGAACTTCATCTCGGGGCCCAAGGCCATGCCGGTGCGGTTCCGCAAGGCCTGA